A genomic region of Sulfolobales archaeon contains the following coding sequences:
- a CDS encoding pyrimidine dimer DNA glycosylase/endonuclease V: MRLWSIKPEYLDPIGLIALWRESILALRVLEGLTRGYRNHPQLSRFKNSREPLRSINTYIYYIWLEGRRRGYRFSDSKFNRGLVDLSLRLPVSDAQLRYEVLHLLKKLYIRSREWFLDLVEQGCFEPHPLFYVVPGDIEPWEKIPENFDRDILGSLSIGSYYVEIRICEGSYYR, from the coding sequence ATGAGGTTATGGAGTATAAAGCCTGAGTACCTCGACCCAATAGGCTTGATAGCTCTTTGGAGAGAATCGATACTTGCTCTCAGAGTCTTGGAGGGCTTAACCAGAGGCTATAGGAACCACCCCCAGCTTTCAAGGTTTAAGAATAGCCGTGAGCCCCTGAGATCAATAAATACCTATATATATTATATATGGCTGGAGGGAAGGAGAAGGGGTTATAGGTTTAGCGATAGCAAGTTCAACCGAGGCCTGGTAGATCTCTCGCTTAGACTCCCGGTGAGCGATGCACAGCTTAGATATGAGGTTCTACATCTACTTAAAAAGCTATATATAAGATCTAGGGAATGGTTCTTAGACTTAGTGGAACAAGGGTGCTTTGAGCCTCATCCGCTCTTCTACGTAGTTCCAGGGGATATCGAGCCCTGGGAGAAGATCCCTGAGAACTTCGATAGAGACATCCTTGGCTCACTATCAATAGGCTCGTACTACGTGGAGATAAGGATCTGTGAAGGGAGTTACTATAGATAA
- a CDS encoding prenyltransferase, translated as MDLKMLISISRPRFWLYTAGPYLLGYTASSASLYDLMSPAFLGTLIYFMIPANFYLYGINDLFDRDTDILNPKKGSKEVLSLSVGVKVLVLVIASSLLISLLALIFLQGLSRIFLGIFVALSTIYSAPPIRLKSKALLDSYSNALYAMPLLVGYAQNTNNVPGIDILIASISWSAAMHAFSAIPDIEYDKKAGLRTVATLLGWRGALLFCAANWGVASIVAVWRDILLLPSLIYPLIPVYILVRGGDVEKIYWRFPLINSTMGFLAFIYIIYKKGFLAVL; from the coding sequence ATGGATCTGAAGATGTTGATCTCTATATCGAGGCCTAGGTTTTGGTTATACACAGCAGGACCTTACCTTCTAGGCTATACCGCATCCTCAGCGTCTCTTTATGATCTCATGTCCCCCGCCTTTCTGGGCACCTTGATATACTTTATGATCCCCGCTAACTTCTACCTGTATGGGATCAACGATCTATTTGATCGAGATACAGATATTCTTAATCCGAAGAAGGGGTCTAAGGAGGTTCTCTCGCTTAGTGTAGGGGTTAAGGTTCTTGTGCTGGTTATTGCATCATCCCTGCTAATATCTCTTCTGGCTCTAATATTTCTCCAGGGGTTATCTAGGATCTTTCTAGGGATCTTTGTAGCCTTATCAACGATATATAGTGCTCCGCCTATAAGGCTTAAGTCGAAGGCTCTGCTAGATTCATATTCAAACGCCCTATATGCCATGCCCCTCTTGGTTGGGTATGCCCAGAATACGAACAATGTGCCCGGAATAGATATATTGATCGCATCTATATCTTGGTCGGCTGCGATGCATGCATTCTCAGCGATCCCGGACATTGAGTATGATAAAAAGGCGGGTTTGAGAACCGTTGCGACTCTTCTGGGTTGGAGAGGCGCCCTCTTATTCTGTGCAGCTAACTGGGGTGTAGCCTCAATAGTAGCTGTTTGGCGTGATATACTATTGCTTCCCTCTCTAATCTATCCTTTGATCCCTGTGTATATATTGGTAAGAGGAGGCGATGTTGAGAAGATATATTGGAGATTCCCCCTAATAAACTCCACCATGGGGTTTCTAGCATTTATTTATATAATATATAAGAAGGGCTTTCTAGCAGTTCTATAA
- a CDS encoding phytoene/squalene synthase family protein, which translates to MIYDEAYEIFRKSSKTFYYASKLFPKRVRDDVALLYAFVRTIDDLVDVPEPKVDDFYRAWELTLRALEGERTGIWYIDAFADLSRRRGFEVEHIEAFMSSMEMDLYIREYQTFEELLRYIYGSAEVIGVFMAKIMGLSEDSYESAMKLGRAYQFINMVRDIGEDLKLGRVYMPKEDLERFGVECFCSSPEFREFIRFQVRRFFKMIRDAEHGYRYIPKRYLIPIKTASDLYKWAAKKIYRAPELVLRSGVKPSRLRSISYGLLNAVIIWI; encoded by the coding sequence ATGATCTACGATGAGGCCTACGAGATCTTCAGAAAGAGTAGCAAGACATTCTACTATGCTAGCAAGCTATTCCCCAAAAGAGTCAGGGATGATGTGGCCTTGCTATATGCCTTTGTAAGAACCATAGATGATCTCGTTGATGTGCCGGAACCCAAGGTAGACGACTTCTATCGAGCATGGGAGCTAACACTAAGGGCTTTAGAAGGGGAGAGGACCGGGATATGGTATATAGATGCCTTCGCAGATCTCTCGAGGAGAAGAGGGTTTGAGGTGGAGCATATAGAGGCTTTCATGAGCTCCATGGAGATGGATCTATATATTAGGGAGTACCAAACATTCGAAGAGCTTCTCAGGTATATATACGGATCTGCAGAGGTAATAGGTGTTTTCATGGCCAAGATAATGGGGCTCTCCGAAGATTCATATGAAAGTGCTATGAAGCTTGGCAGGGCTTATCAATTTATCAACATGGTGAGAGATATAGGAGAGGATCTAAAGCTCGGTAGGGTTTACATGCCGAAAGAGGATCTAGAGAGATTCGGGGTGGAATGCTTTTGCAGCTCACCTGAATTCAGAGAGTTCATTCGATTCCAGGTTAGAAGGTTCTTTAAAATGATCAGAGACGCCGAGCATGGATATAGATATATACCCAAGAGATATCTCATTCCGATAAAAACAGCTTCTGATCTATATAAGTGGGCTGCAAAGAAGATATATAGAGCGCCGGAACTGGTCTTAAGATCCGGGGTTAAGCCTTCGAGGCTAAGATCTATATCATATGGTCTTCTCAACGCGGTGATAATATGGATCTGA